The nucleotide sequence CCTGACGGATCGCGGCGAGGAAGCCGATGTTGGCGCCGGTCACCGGCGGGGCGTTGTGATGGCCGCGGGCGCCGCCGAGGCCGGCCGCCAGCACGGGAACCATCAGCATGGTGCCGCCGAGGATCAGCAGGGCGCTCTGCCAGCCGAAGGCGGCGAGGAAGGCCTGGCCCATCGGCGCGAAGAGGAACTGGCCCATCGACCCGGCGGCGGTGGCGATGCCCACCGACCAGGAGCGCTTCTCCGGCGGCAGCATGCGGCTGAAGGCGGCGATCACCACGCCGAAGGAGGCGCCCGACAGCCCGAGCCCGATCAGCACGCCGGCCGACAGGTGCAGCATCAGGCTGCTGTCGGCATAGGGCATGAGGACGAGGCCGAGCGCGTAGAGCAGGCCGCCCCCCGCCAGGACGGGACCGGGGCCGAAGCGGTCGGTCAGCGCGCCGGCGAAGGGACCGCCGACGCCCCACAGCAGATTCTGGATCGCCATGGCCAGGGCGAAGACGTCGCGGCCCCAGCCATGCGCCTCGGACAGCGGACCGATGAACAGACCCATGCTCGATCTCGGGCCGAAGGCGAGCATCGAGATCAGGCAACCGCAGGCGACGATGACGGCGGGCGTGCGCCAGGATGCGGCGCCGCCCGGCTGCGGGCTGGTGGTTGTCACGAGGTCCTCCCTTGGTTTGCGCCGCGGATCGTCCGTGGGCGCCCGTGTCAGACCTTAGGCCCGCAACCGCCCTTCATCAAATTCATAATGGTCAATCGTATCATTCCGCCGCGGAATGCAGGGCGAGACACTCCAGCGAGCGGGCCGGCGGCTCGGCCGGCAGCGACAGCTCGTGCCGCAGGCTGTCCTCCAGTGCGTCGAGCGCGATACCGGCGCGCCCGACATTGCGCCCGCGCACCAGCCAGACGGCGATGGTCAGGGAGAAGTCCGGCACCGCGACCGGCCGGATGCGCGCCGCGTCGGCCGTGCGGGCGATCAGCCGGAGCGGCGCCAGCCCGTATCCGACGCCGCGGGCGACCAGCGACACCAGCAGCGTCTGGTCGAACGCCTCGACGGTCACGTTGGGCGTCAGGCCGCTGCGGCCGAGCGCGTGGGCCATGGCGCTGCGGTAGCGGCATCCCTCCGGCTGCACCACCCAGCCGGTTGCGTTCATCGCGGCCAGCGTCGGCGGCAGGTCTCGCGCCCCGGCGGCGGCGATCACCCGCACCTCCTCCCGGCTGAGGCAGACGCTGTCCAGCTCGGACGGCGGCGTGTCGTCGTCATGGGTCAGCACCACAGCCCCGTCGAGCGAGCCGTTGCGCACCTGGTCGAGCAGCGGCGTGCTCCAGTCGGAATGCAGCCGCAGGGTCAGGCCGGGGAAGCGGGCGCGCAGATCGTCGAGCGGGGCATGGGCGGTGGTCTGCAGCAGGACATGCGCCACCCCCAGCCGCAGCAGCCCGCGCGGCTCCGCCGAACCGGCGAAGGCGCCGGTCAGGTCGGCGGTGGCCGCCAGGATGCGCCGGGCATGGGCCAGGGCCAGCTCGCCGTCGCGGGTCAGCACCAGCGGTTTCGACTGGCGGTCGAACAGGACCACCCCCAGCTCCGCCTCCAGCCGCTGGATCAGGCGCGACACCGCCGATTGGGTCAGCCCCAGCCGGTTGCCGGCCTCCTGCACCGATTGCGCCTCGGCGACGGTGACGAAGGTGCGGATCTCGTTCAGCTTCATATCGGGCATCCTGCCGACGGAGGAAGATGCGGGCGGCAACCGGTCTGGCCTCCCACTGTCGAGGTGGGATAGCGTCGGGTCAAGCGCAACCCGGAACCAGGAAAGGGCCGATCCCATGAGCGATCCGAACGCCGCCCCCGCCGAGCGCCCGGAGGGCGACCGCGGACGGCGCGAGTACCCCGACCGCCCCTGGGTCGGGGTGGGGGTGGTGGTGTGGCGGGACGACCGGGTGCTGCTGATCCGGCGGGGCCGGGCGCCCCGGCTCGGCCAGTGGGCGCTGCCGGGCGGCGCCCAGGCGGTGGGCGAGACGGTGTTCGAGACGGCGGTGCGCGAGGTTCGCGAGGAGACCGGCCTGACCGTCGTGCCGACCGGGGTGGTCACGGTGGTCGACGGCATCACCCGCGACGAGGCCGGCCGCGTCCGCTTCCACTACACGCTGGTGGAGGTCGCGGCCGACTGGGTGGCGGGCGATCCGGCCTGCGCCGACGATGCGCTGGAGGCCCGCTGGGCGACGCCCGACGAGGCCGCCGCGCTGACGGAGTGGGACGAGACCCGGCGGGTCATTGCCCTGTCGGCCGATCAACGCTCCGCGGCGGGACGATCCGGCTCTCCGGCGGCTGGCGCTGGAGCTGGGCGATGAAGTCCGGCACCTCCGCCGCAGCCATCGGCCGGCCGAGCAGGTAACCCTGGATGCGGTCGCAGCGGAAGGCGCGGAGATAGTGGAGCTGCTCCGTCGTCTCCACCCCCTCGGCGATCACCGTCATGCCCAGCGCATGGGCCAGCTCCACCACCGCATGGACGATCGCCGCCGCGTCGCGGTCGGTCACCATGGCCTGGACGAAGCTCTTGTCGATCTTCAGCGATTCCACCGGCACCCGGCGCAGCAGGGCCAGCGAGGAATAGCCGGTGCCGAAATCGTCCAGCACCAGCCGCACCCCGGCGCCGCGCAGCTCCGTCAGCATCTCCCGCGCGGTGACGCTGTGGGTGAACAGCGCGGTCTCCGTCAGCTCCAGCTTCAGGTTCGCGGCGGGAAGGCCGGTGTCGATGAGGATGCCCAGCACCGTGCGGGCGAAGCCGGGGTCGTCGAACTGCCGGCCGGAGACGTTGACCGCGATGGGGAGGTCGGGCAGCCCGGCCTTCAGCCAGCCGGCCGCCGTCTCGCAGGCGCGCTGCAGCAGCCAGGAGCCCAGCAGATGGATGGCGTCGCTGCTCTCGGCCATCGGGATGAAGACGTCCGGCGGGATCACCGTGCCGTCCGGCAGCCGCCAGCGGGCGAGGGATTCGAAGCCGGTGAGCTGCCCGCCGTGGGTGTCCGCCTGCGGCTGGTAGGCCAGCGAGATCTCGTCATGCACGATGGCGTCGCGGACCCGGTCGAGGAAGCTGTCCTGTCCCTCGGACGGCGCCCCATCGTCGTTGGCAATCCGGTTCGCCGCCATCCTGTCCCCCAACAACCGTCGGCCCCGGGAGCCGCCGGACCGGCATCCGCCATCTTGGCATCCGCCGCCTTGCCATCCCTTGGCCACAAGCCCCGGCTCGGGCATAAACAGCGCCGGTAAGTTTTTGTTAACCTTGTTATAAGGGGTAGTTAACCGGTTCCCGGCCCTGCGCGGAAGAGTTAACGACGGGGCAACGTGTGACAATTAGCGGACAAAAACAATGGGCCGGCCTCTGTGACAAGAGACCGGCCCCGCCATGAATAAAGATCAGCCCGTCGAACAGTCGTTCGCCGTATCTCAGACGTTGAAGCGGAAGTGGAAGATGTCGCCGTCCTGGACGACATACTCCTTGCCTTCCTGGCGCATCTTTCCGGCGTCCTTGGCGCCTTGTTCGCCGCCGAGCGTGACATAGCTTTCGAAGTCGATCGTCTCGGCCCGGATGAAGCCGCGCTCGAAGTCGGTGTGGATGACGCCGGCGGCCTCCGGAGCCTTGGCGCCGCGGCGCACGGTCCAGGCGCGCGCCTCCTTCGGACCGACGGTGAAGAAGGTGATGAGGTCGAGAAGCTGGAAGCCGGCCCTGATCAGCTTGTTGAGGCCGGTCTCCTCCAGCCCCATCGATTCCAGGAACTCGGCCTTCTCGGCCGGGTCGGCGAGCTGGGCGACCTCGGACTCGATGGCGGCGGAGATGACGACCATCCCGGCATTCTCGGCCCTGGCCTTCTCGGCGACCTTGGCGGAGAAGCCGTTGCCGGTGGCGGCCGAGGCCTCCTCGACGTTGCAGACGTAGAGCACGGGCTTGGAGGTCAGCAGCATGAACTGCTTGAAGACCGGCTTCTCCTCCTCGCTCACCTCGACGACGCGGGCGGGCTTGCCGTCCTGCAGGACCTTGAGCGCGCGCTCCATCAGGTCGGCCTTGACCTTGCTGTCCTTGTCGCCGCCCTTGGCCTTCTTCTGGAGGCTGGTGAGCTGGCGCTCCAGGCTTTCCATGTCGGCGAGCATCAGCTCGGTCTCGACCACCTCGGCGTCGCGCAGGGGATCGACGTTGCCCTCGACATGGGTGATGTCGTCATCCTCGAAGCA is from Azospirillum thermophilum and encodes:
- a CDS encoding NUDIX hydrolase; this encodes MSDPNAAPAERPEGDRGRREYPDRPWVGVGVVVWRDDRVLLIRRGRAPRLGQWALPGGAQAVGETVFETAVREVREETGLTVVPTGVVTVVDGITRDEAGRVRFHYTLVEVAADWVAGDPACADDALEARWATPDEAAALTEWDETRRVIALSADQRSAAGRSGSPAAGAGAGR
- a CDS encoding MFS transporter, translating into MTTTSPQPGGAASWRTPAVIVACGCLISMLAFGPRSSMGLFIGPLSEAHGWGRDVFALAMAIQNLLWGVGGPFAGALTDRFGPGPVLAGGGLLYALGLVLMPYADSSLMLHLSAGVLIGLGLSGASFGVVIAAFSRMLPPEKRSWSVGIATAAGSMGQFLFAPMGQAFLAAFGWQSALLILGGTMLMVPVLAAGLGGARGHHNAPPVTGANIGFLAAIRQAFQHRSYVLLVSGFFVCGFQLAFITTHLPPYLTEAGISPSLAAWALALIGLFNIVGSYASGVLSGKYSKRYLLCANYFLRGLSTAIFILVPITPVSVLLYAAVMGILWLSTVPPTSGLVALMFGTRYMGMLYGFAFFSHQVGGFLGVWLGGVLYEKTGSYDVVWWLGVALAMFATIVHWPIAEKPAPSLAAAEAKA
- a CDS encoding putative bifunctional diguanylate cyclase/phosphodiesterase; this encodes MAANRIANDDGAPSEGQDSFLDRVRDAIVHDEISLAYQPQADTHGGQLTGFESLARWRLPDGTVIPPDVFIPMAESSDAIHLLGSWLLQRACETAAGWLKAGLPDLPIAVNVSGRQFDDPGFARTVLGILIDTGLPAANLKLELTETALFTHSVTAREMLTELRGAGVRLVLDDFGTGYSSLALLRRVPVESLKIDKSFVQAMVTDRDAAAIVHAVVELAHALGMTVIAEGVETTEQLHYLRAFRCDRIQGYLLGRPMAAAEVPDFIAQLQRQPPESRIVPPRSVDRPTGQ
- the ychF gene encoding redox-regulated ATPase YchF, with the protein product MGFNCGIVGLPNVGKSTLFNALTATQAAEAANFPFCTKEPNVGRVGVPDPRLDKLAEIAKSQKIIPTQLEFVDIAGLIRGASKGEGLGNQFLANIREVDAIVHVLRCFEDDDITHVEGNVDPLRDAEVVETELMLADMESLERQLTSLQKKAKGGDKDSKVKADLMERALKVLQDGKPARVVEVSEEEKPVFKQFMLLTSKPVLYVCNVEEASAATGNGFSAKVAEKARAENAGMVVISAAIESEVAQLADPAEKAEFLESMGLEETGLNKLIRAGFQLLDLITFFTVGPKEARAWTVRRGAKAPEAAGVIHTDFERGFIRAETIDFESYVTLGGEQGAKDAGKMRQEGKEYVVQDGDIFHFRFNV
- a CDS encoding LysR family transcriptional regulator — protein: MKLNEIRTFVTVAEAQSVQEAGNRLGLTQSAVSRLIQRLEAELGVVLFDRQSKPLVLTRDGELALAHARRILAATADLTGAFAGSAEPRGLLRLGVAHVLLQTTAHAPLDDLRARFPGLTLRLHSDWSTPLLDQVRNGSLDGAVVLTHDDDTPPSELDSVCLSREEVRVIAAAGARDLPPTLAAMNATGWVVQPEGCRYRSAMAHALGRSGLTPNVTVEAFDQTLLVSLVARGVGYGLAPLRLIARTADAARIRPVAVPDFSLTIAVWLVRGRNVGRAGIALDALEDSLRHELSLPAEPPARSLECLALHSAAE